A region of the Pelorhabdus rhamnosifermentans genome:
ATGAAATGAGCCTCACTCAAACGAGCGAGGCTTTAACTATCGTCGCGTAATCCAGCAGCCGGCATTCACCCATCCAATGGTGAGATAGTGAGTTTTCTATATCTATTTTATAAACTCGCTCTTAGTAAAAAAAATATACAAATATATAAAAATAGAGTTTCAGAAAACGATCTTAAAATCTCACTATCTCACCATGTTGCCAGAAATAAAAAAAGCCCATTCCCCAGTATCCGCCTGCTGGAGAATGGGCCTCATTGTTATGCTTCGTTCTTCAATAAATTAAACGCATCGTAACATTTTATCATCATTCCATGACACATTTTGCATTTAAATCGCAGCTTTCTATCTTTTTAATATAATCTAAATAAATGTTTTGATATAAGTATAAGAATGATTAAAATTATTAAATCAGTGGAAAAATGATTAGGAGAGAATATTGTGACTAAAATTTCAGCATGTGTAATAACCAAAAATGAAGCAACGTGTATTAGTCGTTGCCTACAAAGTGTAAGGGATATTGCTGATGAAATGATTGTTGTAGATACTGGTTCCACAGATGATACGGTAAATATTGCCGAACAATTAGGAGCCAAAGTTTTTCACTATCAATGGTGTAATGATTTTGCGGCGGCACGAAATTATGCGTTGGACCAGGCTAAAGGAGATTGGATTATTTTTTTGGATGCCGACGAGTATATTGCAGCTGACAAAATTAAAAATGTTCGCCTGGTTATTGACAAAATTCATGGTGACCGGAGAATTGAAGCTGCAAGGTGCCTGATGATCAATCTGGAAGGGGTTGGTGGTTCGCTTAGAAGCTCTAATCCAAGTTTGAGAATATTCCGTAATTCCCAGGTTATTCGTTACAAGGGGAGCGTCCATGAAAGTATCTATAAACGTGGAAAACCTGTCAAAACGATAAATGTTAATAACCAATTAATTGTTATCTATCACACAGGTTATACAAAAGAAATAGTAATCGAAAAGATACGACGTAATACAGTTTTATTGGAAGAAGAATTGAGGAAAGGCATTGTTCGCGAATCTACATATTACTATCTAAGTGATGGTTATTGGCGAAATGGAGAACATGAAAAAGCAATAGATTTTGCACAAAAAGCAATCAACCATTTGGATCGGATGAACAATGCGCTGGTTTATAAACCCTATGTGATTTTAATAAGTAGTATGACCAATTTAAAAACATATAGTGAAAAAACCGTTACTGCAATCTGTGACGAGGCACTAGAAAAATTTCCGCATCATCCTGAGATCTGGCTGCTTCAGGGTCTTTATTATCTAAGTGTTGGGCGTTACGAAAAATCATTAACATCATTACTGAAGGCGATTGAAACTAACGCTTGTTATAACGATTTTAATAGAAATAATGATTTTTATGCTTTAAGCCCGCAGGCTTATTTTAATATTGGCCAAATTTATGAAATGAAGAATCAATTAGCTCAAGCACTTGATTATTATGCCAAAGCATTGCAACAGGAGAAATCTAATCAACTAGCGTTTATCGGGCTTATTTCATTGATCAGAAAACAAGATCCAGCGGATGTCGTTTTCTTTTTGAATACTTTATATAATATTGACGATGAAAGTGACATTAGATTCCTGGTAGAGAATTTGTCACGATTAAAAGTAAAAAAAGTGCTTGATTATTATCATCAAATTTTACGGAGTGGTGCTGTTAACTAATTACAAAGTTGAAGAAGTTTTCCCGATTTTCGCTGATTCCTTCCGCAAACATGGCGATTATGATATGGAATTGTTGGCTGTGGTATCATTGCTTATTGGCGGAAGCCCAGATTGGGTAGATTTATTAGGGCCTCAATTACATCATTCATTTAGAAAAATGATTGTTGCTTTTTTTCAATTAGAAAAGGATATTCAATTATCAGCCGATGATTTTCCGTTTTTTTGTGATTTAGTCATGGAAATGACCCATTATGACAGTCATAAACAGACGGAAACATTTTTACAATTGGCGAAAAGATTTTTTTCAGAAGAAACCTCTGCCCAAATCGGCACTATTCTTTTAAAACAGGGTTTTTTTCACTACGCATTGGATATGTATTTGTACTATATAAACAGAGCAAGTTCGGTAGCAAAGCTACCAAAGCTTTTTTATTGCGAGGCCGGATATTGTTGTTATAGATTAAAAGATTTTTCAAGAGCAGCAAATTATTTTTCACAGGCATTGGAATTCGGCTATCGTAAAAATAATATTTTTGATTTTCTGGAATGGTCATATCAGCAATGCCCTGATGAAGTGATTAAAGAAAAATTCGAACTGATAAAAGAATTATACAGTAAGTAGAAATGAATTATAAGAAAGTAATAATCATTAAATAACTCCTCTGCAAATAAAAAAATCCCCTAACCGGAATAAACCGGCTGGGGAATTCGTTATTGATGCTTGTTCTATTGATATATGTAGTCTTTGCATTTCATACAGCTCACCTTGTTTTGCCACATAAAAAAACCGCCCTAGTTGAATTGCTTAATTCGTTCAAGTATCTCCGATCCAAAACAATCGGTCTTTGTATAAATCTTTAATTGGTTCTATCCTTCCTCGCTTTTTGCATTTAGAAAGATTCCGCCGACGGCATCCTAATATTTGCATCGCTTCATGATCATTGTTACACCGGATGATTAATCTTGAAATCCGTTTTTTCATCGGTGAAAGATGAAGTATCAAGCTTAATGGTAACCTGTAGAGTATCATTATCAACAAATCTTGAAGTGAAATCCTGGCCATGAATAGCATGCTCCCATACTCCCGCCTGCGTTCCTACAATATCAAGCCGATCAGCATTGGCAGTATCAGTAGAGGCACTCATGGACAGAAGATATCCTATCCGTATTTTTTTGGACGTTCCAAGCAAAGTCACCAGTTCATCGCTAGTCAAAACCGCCACTGTTGCCGGCAACATGCCGCTGGCTTTAACATCCGCTGCAGTAGCTTGAACAACTCCCCAAGCAGTGCCGTTCCAGGCTTTCCAGGTAGTACCGCTATCCACAGAAAGAATGATCTTGACCACACCACTGCCAGCTACATTGCATACGGGGTCAATTTGAGTCAGTTTGCTGAAGTTGCTAACATCGACATCACTTGTAGCCAAAATAAGCTTATCGTTAAGTACTGCAGTCAGTGTAAGATTAACCGTATTAACCGTAGTAGCCGTAGTAGCCGTGCTATCAGATGTATAACGAAGGATTTGGAATTTACCTAATGAACTTAGTTGTTCCGCAGAAGGAACCGAAGTCATGCCGTCTGACTGGAAGTATGCCAACTTTTGAGCTTCCGTCAAATTTGCCCAGTCAGCCGTTACCAGAACCCAACTTGTACCATATTTCATGGCAGCACCGGAGGAAGAAAGAACTAAGTAGACCGTAGAAGAAACAGCAGTAGTATCCTCTATAAGTACCTCTGGGATAGCTACAACATTGGATAAACCTGACACAACAACAGGAGTAGTCTTATCAGTGGTTGTGCCATCACCAAGTTGACCAGAATTGTTAACTCCACACACTTTCACTGTACCATCGTCCATAAGGAAAACAGTGTACCCATTACCACCCCTTATCTGTTTTACACCGGATATACTAACAGCAACAGGAGTAGTCTTAGTTTGGGTTGTGCCATTGCCTAGTTGAACAGAATTGTTACATCCACACCCAATCACTGTTCCGTCATCCTTAAGAAAGATCGTGTGAAAACTACCTGCTGATATCTGTTTTACATCAGATAAACCAGAAACAACAATAGGAGTACTCCTACTAGTCGTTGTACCATCACCCAGTTCACAATCAGCATTATATCCACATGCTTTCACAGTACCATCATCTAAAAGAAAAACCGTGTGATTGTAACCTGTTGCTATCTGTTTTACACCAGATAAACCTGGCACAACAACAGGGGTACTCCTACTAGTGGTTGTATCATAAGTGTTCGGCCTCTACGATACGCAAATGATTTGCGCCAGCATTCCCATCCTCGTTAAATCTTTGGAAGAAAGTTTGATAAGTTAAACTGGCCCGTGCAAACTCACAAACGTTATATAAGTCCCGCCAAGAAGCTTCCGAAATAGTTCCCACTGCTGCTCCATAGCGGTCGACATTCTCACGGAATTCTTCTTTTAGTAGTGTTGCCCAGGAATTTTTTACAATTTCTCTAAAGTCAGCATTTGAAGTGGCATTACTGATGGTAAGACTACGTTTCACCTGCAGACTCAATCGCCCTAATTCCCCACTATTTGAGTATGCGTCAACGATTATGTCATCTAGTGGCTCACCAAAAGCTGTCTGCTGGAGGGCGACCCGACTAACAATTCGATTATTTAATGCCGGTGCAGTATCTTCTCCAAGCAAAGCCACCATGTAAAAAGCAGCAACGGTAGCTTCAAAGCTAAAGCCCGCTCCCCCGGTAAGTTCAGAAGATTGAGTCATTTTATCAAACTCCTTAGATTTACAAATAGACTTTACGCACACTAATCTAATCAAAAAATGCTCCATTAGACATCATGTATTAATTTTTCTATGTATGAAAAGCAATTCCTGCCATTTAACTTATACATAATTGTAGAATTTGCTGTATCACCGCGCAGTTCGCGGTTTCCTTGCTGCCGACAGGCTCGTTGCACGGGACGCGGCGGCATGGGGTTGGCCGCTGTGACCGGTGCGCGCTCTGCCAGGCAAACTATTACAAACAAAGCAGGCTTACGATGTGCGGCCACACGGTCTTGGTGGCTGCTCATGGTAAGCCGTTTTAGTGGGCTGTAGGCAGTGAACGGAGACTTCCCCTCCCGTTTGTTCACCGGGAGGGGAGAAAGGGAAGGGTTCATCGAAGCGAAGCCAGGTCGTCTGCTGCTGCCGCCGTCTGATTGCCACCAAACTGAGTGGAGGCCCTGCCGTGGCTGCGTACCCCCAAAATAATTCGGCCGCACCTTAGCGGGGGGCTTGGGGGGTAGTCCTTCCCGTAAGGATGCCCGAAGTCCTCACTTGCCCCCGAATTGAATCGCGGCCCACAGCTTTCCGGCAAAGCCAGTTAGGAGGGATAGGGGGTTCGGGGGAAAGGGAGGACGGAGAGTGGACACATGCTTTTGGTGTCCACGGGGCGGGACGGGCGCAGCCACGGCAGGGATGGAACGGTATATAGCGTTTGACTCAGGCGAGTGGCGGCAGGTGGCCTGGCGGAGCGGTTGCTTTCGTTCTTTGTTGTTCGTTCCCGGCGGTCGGCAAGACGTCTGGTTGAGTCGGTCGATGATTTTCCGGCCGGATCTGCCAGAGTGTCCTGCCGAAGCCCCGCGCAGCGTGCGGGGCCAGCCAACGTTCCCCGTTCCCCCGGCAGGTCTGGGTGCGAGAGAAAGGAGCTCCCTGGCCTGCTCCCCTGCCAAGCTGACAATAGCCGCCCGGCAGGATACGACTCTAAGCGCCAGCTATAGCGTGGTATCCGTTGTACCGGCACTGAGCGGAGCAGCCCGAGGACGGCAGGCGGAAGACGCGCCAACGGCTGCAGCGCCGCCCGTAGGGATGCGGAGCGGGCCTGCGAACTTTGTGGCGTGAAGATACTCTGCTAATCCATTGCGTTATGAAACAAAAAAGGGGAATTAATCCTTGACAAAAATCACCAGCAGCTTTATAATTTGACCTGTTCAAATATTTATTGAGGTGAAGCATATGGCGCGTACTCCCCAAGACCCCCAAATTCGAGTCGATGAAATTTTAGATACTGCCGAGCCTCTATTTTCGGCAAATGGCTACCGTAAAACAACCATACAGGATATTACCAGCAAAATGAGCGTCGCCAAAGGAATGATCTATTATTATTTTAAATCCAAAGACGAAATACTGGAAGCAGTGATTGACCGTCAAATCTCTTTCCTGTTAGATGATATTAAACAAATGGTCTATTCCGACGATCTTATTCCGCCACGCAAAATCGAGTTACTGGTAACCGCCATTTTTCATACGGCACAATATAAAGACGGTTTGCTCTTGGAGATTTTATATGATGAAAAGAATATACATATCAAAAACAAAATGTTCCACCAAGGTACTCTCTTACTTAAACCATGGCTCCTAAAAGTAATTGAGGATGGAATTCAGAAAGACTGTTTCCACGTTGCTAATCCCGCTATTGCCATGAATTTTATCCTGTCGACTCTGGAATGCATCACGGACGCATTATGCGAGAAAACATCGAATGAACTCATGGCCTGCCATTTAAATATAGCTGAGTCTATCATCGAAAAAATATTGGCCTTGCCGGAAAATACTTTGCATTTATCACTTGAATAAAAAAATTAACAAACTAATTCCAACAGAATTTGTTGGATGGTTTTTTTTAAACATTAATTGAACGGGTCAAAAAATAATTTTATTTTCACCACATGACACAAAACCAACCGATCCTACCTTTCTCATTGAGCGTAGCCATACTTCCATGAAGAATAAAAGATTATCCCAGATACCATCTTGCATTTGCCAATGAATGGGGTAAATCTTCTACAGACCTCATATACCAGCGATCATTCTCTGGATATTTTTTATATCTTTTATTTGAACCGGTCAAATTTTATTGTGGCATTTGGAAATACGTACTCATTTATGAATGGGAAAGGAGTAGTACAGTGTGCAAAAATTTACAAGAACTAACCATTAAAGGCATCCCGATTCGAGCTGATCCTTCCTTATCACCAAAAGAAATCCACCAAATCGTCTGTGAAATTGTTCAGGAATGGACGTGGGAAGGACGAAAACTAGGAAAAATTGAGCTTATCTGCGCGGGAGGATGGGTGCATATCTGCTCTTATGAAAAACCTATTATCCAACTCATCCCCGCAAAATATGTTAAGGAGTGAAAATATGCAACCGTTTCTTTGGTTTTCTAAAGTACCCAGGAAAAAATTGTATTACGCGTTAGCTGCAGCAGCCGTTTTTCTCTGTGTTGGCGG
Encoded here:
- a CDS encoding TetR/AcrR family transcriptional regulator produces the protein MARTPQDPQIRVDEILDTAEPLFSANGYRKTTIQDITSKMSVAKGMIYYYFKSKDEILEAVIDRQISFLLDDIKQMVYSDDLIPPRKIELLVTAIFHTAQYKDGLLLEILYDEKNIHIKNKMFHQGTLLLKPWLLKVIEDGIQKDCFHVANPAIAMNFILSTLECITDALCEKTSNELMACHLNIAESIIEKILALPENTLHLSLE
- a CDS encoding glycosyltransferase family 2 protein, with the translated sequence MTKISACVITKNEATCISRCLQSVRDIADEMIVVDTGSTDDTVNIAEQLGAKVFHYQWCNDFAAARNYALDQAKGDWIIFLDADEYIAADKIKNVRLVIDKIHGDRRIEAARCLMINLEGVGGSLRSSNPSLRIFRNSQVIRYKGSVHESIYKRGKPVKTINVNNQLIVIYHTGYTKEIVIEKIRRNTVLLEEELRKGIVRESTYYYLSDGYWRNGEHEKAIDFAQKAINHLDRMNNALVYKPYVILISSMTNLKTYSEKTVTAICDEALEKFPHHPEIWLLQGLYYLSVGRYEKSLTSLLKAIETNACYNDFNRNNDFYALSPQAYFNIGQIYEMKNQLAQALDYYAKALQQEKSNQLAFIGLISLIRKQDPADVVFFLNTLYNIDDESDIRFLVENLSRLKVKKVLDYYHQILRSGAVN
- a CDS encoding RCC1 domain-containing protein, producing MPGLSGVKQIATGYNHTVFLLDDGTVKACGYNADCELGDGTTTSRSTPIVVSGLSDVKQISAGSFHTIFLKDDGTVIGCGCNNSVQLGNGTTQTKTTPVAVSISGVKQIRGGNGYTVFLMDDGTVKVCGVNNSGQLGDGTTTDKTTPVVVSGLSNVVAIPEVLIEDTTAVSSTVYLVLSSSGAAMKYGTSWVLVTADWANLTEAQKLAYFQSDGMTSVPSAEQLSSLGKFQILRYTSDSTATTATTVNTVNLTLTAVLNDKLILATSDVDVSNFSKLTQIDPVCNVAGSGVVKIILSVDSGTTWKAWNGTAWGVVQATAADVKASGMLPATVAVLTSDELVTLLGTSKKIRIGYLLSMSASTDTANADRLDIVGTQAGVWEHAIHGQDFTSRFVDNDTLQVTIKLDTSSFTDEKTDFKINHPV